The Methanoplanus sp. FWC-SCC4 genome has a window encoding:
- the ribC gene encoding riboflavin synthase, which produces MKIGVADTTFARVNMGAIATDELRRHASVSIERYTVPGVKDLPVAAKKLIEERGCDIVMALGMPGGVEKDKMCAHEASQGLIKAQLMTNTHIIEVFVHEDEAKDGAELAWLAEQRTREHAENAVRLILRPDELVKMAGTGQRQGFEDAGPARY; this is translated from the coding sequence ATGAAGATCGGGGTGGCTGACACAACATTTGCCCGTGTAAATATGGGGGCAATTGCAACAGACGAACTGAGACGACATGCAAGTGTTTCAATAGAGAGGTACACAGTGCCGGGTGTGAAAGACCTGCCTGTCGCGGCCAAAAAGCTCATTGAGGAACGCGGCTGTGATATAGTAATGGCACTCGGGATGCCCGGCGGTGTTGAGAAGGACAAGATGTGTGCACACGAGGCATCACAGGGACTCATTAAAGCCCAGCTTATGACAAACACCCACATAATTGAAGTGTTCGTCCATGAGGATGAGGCAAAGGACGGCGCCGAACTTGCATGGCTTGCGGAACAGAGAACACGCGAGCATGCCGAAAATGCTGTCAGGCTGATTCTCCGCCCCGATGAACTTGTAAAAATGGCAGGCACGGGACAAAGGCAGGGCTTTGAGGACGCCGGGCCTGCAAGATACTGA
- the ribH gene encoding 6,7-dimethyl-8-ribityllumazine synthase translates to MAIKLGFVVAEFNRDLTYMMEIEGEEHAKFLGAEVTERIYVPGAYDMPLAIKKMLKDGKVDAVVTIGCVIEGATQHDEVVVQHAARKIIDLSLEFDKPVTLGISGPGMTRLEATQRIDYAKRAVESAVKLVKRLE, encoded by the coding sequence ATGGCAATAAAACTCGGATTCGTTGTCGCAGAATTTAACCGCGACTTAACCTATATGATGGAAATCGAAGGAGAAGAACACGCAAAATTCCTCGGAGCAGAAGTAACCGAGAGAATCTACGTCCCCGGCGCTTACGACATGCCGCTTGCAATCAAAAAGATGCTAAAAGACGGAAAAGTCGACGCAGTCGTTACAATCGGATGTGTAATCGAGGGTGCAACCCAGCATGATGAAGTCGTTGTCCAGCATGCGGCAAGGAAAATTATCGACCTCTCACTTGAGTTTGACAAACCTGTAACACTCGGCATCTCAGGGCCCGGCATGACACGCCTTGAAGCGACCCAGAGAATTGACTATGCAAAGCGTGCTGTCGAATCTGCTGTAAAACTCGTTAAAAGATTGGAATGA
- a CDS encoding pyridoxal phosphate-dependent aminotransferase, which translates to MKSLSLKISGIPPSATIEITDKARRMKAEGTDVISLSIGEPDFDTPKHITDACIRALLEGKTHYEASQGLLELREAIADKLKAENSIETSAAEIIVSCGAKDTIYEAMEACVNPGDEVLILDPSWVSYEPAVKIADGNPVHHSLRQSDFQVDDSVLEKINSKTKMIVFNTPSNPTGSVLGMESLRLLKDVCEDNDLIALSDEIYEKLIYDKEHISIASLGDMHERTITVNGFSKAYAMTGWRIGYAAAPLPILKQMTKVQQHTISHPATFAMWGAVEALRGDQSCVEDMRQEFDKRRRYLIGALNDIGYKTAPADGAFYAFVNIDGDDMAVSAKWLDEGHVATTPGTAFNAPGWIRISYAADMNTLKEAVRRIGEL; encoded by the coding sequence ATGAAGAGCCTCTCTTTAAAAATATCAGGAATACCACCCTCGGCCACAATCGAGATTACCGACAAGGCAAGACGGATGAAGGCCGAAGGGACTGATGTCATATCCCTCTCCATAGGGGAGCCGGACTTTGACACACCAAAACATATTACAGATGCATGTATCAGGGCTCTTTTGGAAGGAAAAACCCACTACGAAGCAAGTCAGGGACTTCTGGAACTCAGGGAAGCGATAGCAGACAAGCTGAAGGCTGAGAATTCAATAGAAACCTCCGCTGCTGAGATTATCGTATCATGCGGTGCCAAGGACACAATCTACGAGGCAATGGAGGCCTGCGTAAATCCCGGAGATGAGGTCTTAATCCTTGATCCGTCATGGGTCAGCTATGAACCGGCAGTAAAAATCGCCGACGGAAACCCCGTGCACCATTCCCTGAGACAGAGCGATTTTCAGGTTGACGACTCGGTTCTTGAAAAGATCAACAGCAAAACCAAGATGATTGTCTTCAACACCCCGTCAAACCCGACAGGATCTGTTCTCGGAATGGAATCACTGCGTTTGCTAAAGGATGTCTGTGAGGACAATGACCTAATAGCCCTCTCTGATGAGATCTATGAGAAGCTCATCTATGACAAAGAGCACATCTCGATTGCATCCCTAGGCGACATGCACGAGAGAACAATCACTGTCAACGGATTCTCAAAGGCATATGCAATGACAGGGTGGAGAATAGGCTATGCAGCAGCTCCCCTGCCGATATTAAAGCAAATGACAAAGGTTCAGCAGCACACAATAAGCCACCCCGCAACATTTGCGATGTGGGGTGCGGTTGAGGCACTGAGGGGTGACCAGTCCTGTGTTGAGGATATGAGGCAGGAGTTTGACAAACGTCGCAGATACCTGATTGGTGCGTTAAACGACATAGGGTACAAAACAGCACCTGCAGACGGTGCGTTCTATGCATTTGTCAACATTGACGGTGATGATATGGCAGTGAGTGCGAAGTGGCTTGATGAGGGCCATGTCGCAACAACTCCGGGTACTGCATTCAATGCACCCGGCTGGATACGCATCTCATACGCTGCTGACATGAACACATTAAAAGAGGCAGTCCGCCGTATAGGCGAACTCTGA
- a CDS encoding small multi-drug export protein translates to MADITSKITGFFEGLSPGKKLLLNLSAPFILGGAYFSMLFVALPFGMFEKLMGLMVINLIPPAGKESVIPLGIALGIPWWIIASSTAMMDVCAGLFMALNFDLATKIPFLGPWISGFMDSGEAFFKKRPWIERLSEAGLVVFVMVPFQGSGGVGGTLVGRMLGMPKMKVFFSIAIGAFLGSYLIALGFEYVIMLFKTDLMAAVAVVLLVIAIAAAVYFYRRKSSRKLRSIPIKKKK, encoded by the coding sequence ATGGCAGACATTACTTCCAAAATTACCGGATTTTTTGAAGGTCTTTCACCGGGGAAAAAACTTTTATTAAACCTTTCAGCACCCTTCATACTCGGCGGAGCATACTTTTCAATGCTTTTTGTGGCACTCCCTTTCGGGATGTTTGAAAAGCTGATGGGTTTAATGGTCATAAACCTCATCCCTCCGGCAGGAAAGGAGTCGGTAATTCCCCTCGGGATTGCACTTGGCATACCGTGGTGGATAATCGCTTCATCGACTGCAATGATGGACGTATGTGCAGGTCTTTTCATGGCCCTGAACTTTGATCTGGCAACAAAAATCCCATTCCTCGGCCCCTGGATCAGTGGATTTATGGACAGCGGAGAGGCTTTCTTTAAAAAACGTCCATGGATTGAACGGCTCTCCGAGGCAGGACTTGTTGTCTTTGTAATGGTGCCTTTCCAGGGGTCAGGGGGTGTCGGTGGCACTCTTGTCGGGCGAATGCTTGGAATGCCAAAAATGAAAGTTTTTTTCTCAATAGCAATCGGTGCATTCCTTGGATCATACCTGATTGCCCTCGGTTTTGAATATGTGATAATGCTCTTCAAAACAGATCTCATGGCTGCAGTGGCAGTTGTCCTTTTGGTTATAGCAATAGCGGCCGCAGTATATTTTTACAGAAGAAAAAGCTCCAGAAAACTAAGAAGCATCCCCATAAAAAAGAAGAAATAA
- a CDS encoding small multi-drug export protein, with protein sequence MSHAGMLLFKLTVPFLLLGGYCLLMYAALPYEVYVALMGMMFIYFIPPAGKESVIPIGISLGIPWWILAFSLALTDILSTLFMLLNFDLALKIPVLGDRFMKSFMEHGETFFHKHRWVERLSTIGLGIVVMVPMQGTGGVATPILGRIIGMTPQKIFIAVVSGSLFGCYAIAIGTEYIRQLFLIDIKYGAAAVLILIIAIISGYILWNKKQRKLKEKSPKSNIFQ encoded by the coding sequence ATGTCACATGCAGGAATGCTTCTTTTTAAACTGACAGTTCCCTTCCTTTTACTCGGTGGATATTGCCTCCTGATGTATGCAGCACTCCCCTATGAGGTATATGTTGCACTCATGGGGATGATGTTCATATACTTCATTCCCCCCGCAGGGAAGGAATCCGTCATACCAATCGGGATATCACTCGGCATTCCATGGTGGATTCTTGCATTCTCGCTTGCACTTACAGACATACTCTCAACCCTCTTTATGCTGCTCAACTTTGATCTGGCGCTTAAGATACCGGTTCTCGGAGACAGATTCATGAAATCATTCATGGAGCACGGGGAGACATTCTTCCACAAACACCGATGGGTTGAGAGGCTTTCAACAATAGGCCTCGGCATAGTTGTGATGGTTCCGATGCAGGGCACAGGAGGGGTTGCAACACCCATTCTTGGAAGAATAATCGGGATGACTCCTCAAAAAATTTTCATTGCCGTTGTATCCGGTTCACTATTCGGATGTTACGCAATTGCAATCGGAACAGAATATATCCGGCAGCTTTTCCTGATAGACATAAAATACGGGGCTGCCGCCGTATTAATCCTGATAATTGCAATCATATCGGGATACATATTATGGAACAAAAAACAGAGAAAATTAAAGGAGAAATCTCCGAAATCAAACATTTTCCAGTAA
- a CDS encoding arsenate reductase ArsC has translation MKSLKKSVLFVCTYNSARSPMAEGILKNLYGDRYESFSAGLYLGETDKRAVAVLAESGIDIKEHKPQTLGMVSDKKFDYIVFLCENAHMSAHYLPESKQTVIHYVNVPAGFGDDGLSGFRMLRESLSDWINIYFS, from the coding sequence ATGAAGAGCCTGAAAAAATCTGTTTTGTTTGTCTGCACATACAATTCCGCACGATCCCCGATGGCTGAAGGGATACTAAAAAACCTGTACGGTGACAGATATGAGTCATTTAGTGCAGGTCTTTACCTGGGCGAGACTGACAAAAGGGCAGTTGCCGTTCTGGCTGAATCGGGAATCGATATAAAAGAGCACAAACCTCAGACACTCGGAATGGTTTCTGATAAAAAGTTTGATTATATTGTCTTTTTATGTGAAAATGCACACATGTCTGCCCATTACCTTCCGGAGTCAAAACAGACGGTGATACACTATGTAAATGTGCCGGCCGGTTTTGGAGATGACGGACTTTCAGGATTCAGGATGCTTCGCGAGAGTCTTTCTGACTGGATAAACATTTACTTCAGTTAA
- a CDS encoding arsenate reductase ArsC, producing the protein MTEKKDILFICNHNAGRSQMAEAFLNNRYGNKYQAFSAGVNPSEEINKITISVLKESGIDISDKKTKNISEFNGKVFDTVVLMCDCERESVEFPKTENFIRKVFSDPYVFSGNKDEITKGFRNVRDDISGWIDETFRK; encoded by the coding sequence ATGACGGAAAAAAAGGATATTCTCTTCATCTGCAACCATAACGCCGGCAGATCACAAATGGCCGAGGCGTTTTTGAATAACCGCTACGGCAATAAATATCAGGCTTTTAGTGCGGGAGTAAACCCGTCAGAAGAGATTAACAAAATCACAATCAGTGTTTTAAAAGAGTCAGGGATTGATATCTCGGATAAAAAAACAAAAAATATCTCTGAATTTAACGGCAAAGTGTTTGACACAGTTGTATTAATGTGCGACTGCGAACGTGAATCAGTTGAATTCCCAAAAACAGAGAATTTTATCAGAAAGGTCTTTTCAGATCCGTATGTTTTCAGCGGAAACAAGGATGAGATCACAAAAGGGTTTAGAAACGTAAGGGATGACATATCAGGCTGGATTGACGAGACATTCAGAAAATAA
- a CDS encoding DUF2703 domain-containing protein, whose product MKEILIQLRCKDDPTQPPLRCPDTGRTVKEVTEDLKTIAEGKGFSLKLQETTDKISERFEESLMAINGLSLEEITPLPDPRKYCGMACSGCGGGDNDSCQQGFYREIPESVLRLAVMKQMKNNL is encoded by the coding sequence ATGAAAGAGATTCTTATACAGCTCAGATGCAAAGACGACCCCACACAGCCGCCACTAAGATGCCCTGATACGGGAAGGACGGTAAAGGAAGTAACCGAAGATTTAAAGACAATTGCGGAGGGAAAAGGATTTTCACTGAAACTTCAGGAGACAACGGATAAAATTTCTGAGAGATTCGAAGAGTCTCTTATGGCAATAAACGGTCTTTCACTCGAAGAAATAACACCCCTCCCTGACCCACGGAAATACTGCGGAATGGCATGCTCAGGCTGTGGAGGCGGTGACAATGATTCATGTCAGCAGGGTTTTTACCGTGAGATACCCGAATCAGTTCTCAGGCTTGCTGTAATGAAACAGATGAAAAATAATCTTTAA
- a CDS encoding alpha/beta fold hydrolase encodes MKATAITAITLMLAVSIIFTAGCISSSDTTEKNVVIVKTQETTLQPVSYDDSQVQYSDVNGVTIAYREFGTENKEPLLMIIGFGGVMEDWNTTFIGILSEKYHVFLYDHRGIGKSTDVEEQFTISQLSDDAADLITALGYEKMNIYGVSMGSTVSQRLLIDHPDKVRKAVLSSAAYSSNIPETEKLHGLLKDAAENPDSPKGVQKEAVANLLYEGSYDGLSGITNDVMLITGTADDITPQSVAVDIADKIDGSWLVRFKGIPHVGSSYAPEEYGQIVTTFLEMDESPA; translated from the coding sequence ATGAAAGCAACAGCAATCACGGCAATTACCCTGATGCTTGCAGTCAGCATAATTTTTACAGCCGGCTGCATCTCATCATCCGACACAACAGAAAAGAATGTTGTAATCGTCAAGACCCAGGAGACAACCCTTCAACCCGTTTCATATGACGACTCACAGGTCCAGTACAGTGACGTAAACGGAGTTACTATTGCATACCGTGAATTCGGAACGGAAAATAAAGAACCGCTGCTTATGATTATCGGATTCGGCGGCGTTATGGAAGACTGGAATACCACTTTTATCGGTATCCTTTCTGAGAAATATCATGTTTTCCTGTATGATCACAGGGGTATTGGAAAGAGTACTGATGTTGAAGAACAGTTTACCATATCACAGCTCTCGGACGATGCGGCAGATCTGATCACTGCACTTGGATATGAGAAGATGAATATCTACGGTGTTTCAATGGGATCAACAGTCTCACAGCGGCTTTTAATCGATCACCCTGATAAAGTGAGAAAAGCCGTACTCTCCTCTGCCGCATACAGTTCCAACATTCCTGAAACGGAGAAGCTGCACGGACTCTTGAAAGATGCGGCAGAAAACCCTGATTCTCCAAAAGGAGTGCAAAAAGAGGCTGTCGCAAACCTTCTGTACGAAGGCAGCTATGACGGTCTTTCAGGGATCACAAATGATGTCATGCTTATCACAGGCACAGCAGACGACATAACCCCGCAGTCGGTTGCAGTGGATATCGCAGACAAAATTGACGGTTCATGGCTTGTCAGGTTCAAAGGCATTCCACATGTGGGTTCATCCTATGCACCGGAAGAATACGGGCAGATTGTAACAACATTCCTGGAGATGGATGAATCTCCGGCTTAA
- a CDS encoding Yip1 family protein, which produces MIPVKDILLSPKNFFESFCKQEDSLKAPIVIILILAVIASLTAVISASITGAFLPPEAEFMKPVISVITFAVTIIMTFILWVIFAAIFHGISALFKGTGSFNKTLAITSYGYIPQIISGLITSVLTYMHISSITVVPTTNPEQIQAYVEMISSGPMITAISVISIVFLLWSANIWLFGIKECRKISMRDAAITVGVPVILYILFILGTLLM; this is translated from the coding sequence ATGATTCCAGTAAAAGATATTCTTTTATCACCAAAGAATTTTTTTGAGTCGTTTTGCAAACAGGAGGACAGCCTGAAGGCCCCGATAGTAATTATATTAATTCTGGCTGTAATCGCTTCGCTTACAGCAGTTATATCCGCATCCATAACAGGTGCATTCCTGCCCCCGGAAGCGGAATTCATGAAGCCTGTCATTTCAGTCATAACATTTGCTGTTACAATCATAATGACATTCATATTATGGGTAATTTTTGCAGCAATATTTCACGGAATATCGGCCCTCTTCAAAGGAACGGGCTCTTTTAACAAAACTCTTGCAATCACCTCCTACGGATACATCCCGCAGATCATCTCAGGCCTTATCACATCAGTGCTTACATACATGCACATTTCATCAATTACGGTTGTACCAACAACCAATCCTGAACAGATACAGGCTTACGTTGAGATGATATCATCCGGCCCTATGATTACGGCAATATCTGTAATCAGCATTGTATTTTTACTATGGAGCGCAAACATATGGCTGTTCGGAATTAAGGAGTGCAGAAAAATCAGCATGAGAGATGCCGCAATAACAGTCGGAGTCCCTGTAATTCTGTACATTTTATTTATCCTTGGAACACTACTGATGTAA
- a CDS encoding COG1361 S-layer family protein — protein MKKLIPMMAVMILAAALIVPAALAQTTATPASQISIMSYETDPLVFISGDTGTIKVTIKNTGAQSVDIKRATVYSKDVDVLNSEAYATVGAIGPGVSKDFTFTVRAKKSDAIYYPKFYIEFSNSGSLSYLIPLKVESTPLEVSLVTKPDSFQKDVKDTITISIGNPRENAINGIVVRPESTTASFTQTSRFIGELESDQSSEVSFDVTPAENGEIRFITEYRNGINSHESVLRVPVSLEDGKKNADPVVNNIEVVFEGAGYKISGDVTNAGLENAKSVVVTTAEPAVPTEPNRLYVIGELEPDDFSSFDVTFLADGENTVPLVISYKDEDGNQYSKTVDISLGSNLPGKKTDNTKNSTSSDEGFPIGIAVLVLVIIASVGGAIYYSWKKQ, from the coding sequence ATGAAAAAATTAATCCCCATGATGGCTGTGATGATTCTGGCAGCGGCACTGATCGTCCCTGCTGCTTTGGCGCAAACCACAGCCACGCCTGCATCGCAGATATCAATCATGTCATATGAGACCGATCCATTGGTTTTCATATCCGGCGATACAGGCACAATAAAGGTCACAATAAAAAATACAGGCGCCCAGAGTGTTGATATCAAAAGGGCAACAGTATATTCAAAAGACGTTGATGTCCTGAACAGTGAGGCATATGCAACTGTGGGTGCAATCGGTCCCGGTGTTTCAAAGGACTTCACATTCACGGTTCGTGCAAAAAAGTCAGATGCGATATACTACCCGAAATTCTACATCGAATTCAGCAACAGCGGCAGTTTAAGCTACCTGATTCCACTAAAAGTTGAGTCCACGCCCCTTGAAGTATCACTTGTTACAAAGCCGGATTCATTTCAAAAGGACGTGAAGGATACAATCACAATCAGCATTGGAAATCCCCGTGAAAACGCGATTAACGGAATTGTGGTAAGACCTGAGAGCACAACTGCCTCCTTTACACAAACAAGCCGCTTTATCGGAGAGCTTGAATCCGACCAAAGTTCTGAAGTCAGCTTTGACGTAACACCGGCTGAAAACGGTGAGATCAGATTCATTACCGAATACAGAAACGGAATCAACTCACATGAATCAGTGCTTAGAGTTCCTGTATCACTTGAAGACGGAAAGAAGAACGCAGACCCCGTCGTAAACAATATCGAGGTCGTTTTTGAAGGGGCAGGATACAAAATATCAGGTGACGTGACAAATGCAGGACTGGAAAATGCAAAGTCTGTTGTGGTTACAACCGCAGAACCTGCAGTACCGACAGAGCCAAACCGCCTGTATGTAATAGGCGAACTTGAGCCTGACGACTTCTCAAGCTTTGATGTTACATTCCTGGCAGACGGTGAAAACACAGTTCCTCTGGTTATCAGTTACAAGGATGAGGACGGAAACCAGTACTCAAAGACAGTTGACATCAGTCTTGGTAGCAACCTTCCCGGAAAAAAAACAGATAACACAAAAAACAGCACATCATCCGATGAAGGATTTCCGATTGGAATAGCTGTACTGGTGCTGGTAATTATCGCAAGTGTCGGCGGTGCAATATACTATTCATGGAAAAAACAGTAA
- a CDS encoding ABC transporter ATP-binding protein, translating into MNAQTPVIELKDVSKIYSLPFGDVTALNHVSLEVMPGDFLAIMGPSGSGKSTMLNLIGSLDVPTDGDLFIDGTNIKNLTDEELTSLRRDNIGFIFQQFNLLPLLTVKENVEYPYILKYRHGDYEGRCEKLLERVGLTDHLMHHKPTELSGGQQQRVAIARALINNPKIMLCDEPTGNLDSKTGSQVMDLLAELNRQGKTVIMVTHDADIAEYANKKIVITDGEIK; encoded by the coding sequence TTGAACGCACAGACACCGGTAATCGAGCTTAAAGACGTATCAAAAATCTATTCTCTTCCGTTCGGGGATGTGACTGCCTTAAACCATGTATCACTTGAGGTCATGCCCGGCGATTTTCTGGCTATAATGGGGCCTTCCGGGTCAGGCAAATCAACGATGCTTAATTTAATCGGTTCTCTTGATGTCCCGACTGATGGTGATCTCTTCATCGACGGAACAAACATAAAGAATCTGACAGATGAGGAGCTGACAAGTCTTCGGAGGGACAATATCGGATTTATTTTCCAGCAGTTCAATCTGCTTCCCCTTCTTACAGTCAAGGAAAATGTCGAATACCCCTATATTCTCAAATACCGCCACGGCGACTATGAAGGAAGATGCGAAAAGCTGCTTGAACGGGTGGGGCTCACAGATCACCTAATGCACCACAAACCAACAGAACTCTCCGGCGGACAGCAGCAGAGGGTTGCAATTGCAAGGGCACTTATCAACAACCCGAAAATCATGCTCTGCGACGAGCCTACCGGTAACCTTGACTCAAAGACAGGAAGCCAGGTGATGGATCTTTTGGCAGAACTCAACCGGCAGGGAAAGACTGTTATCATGGTAACACATGATGCCGATATCGCAGAATATGCCAACAAAAAAATAGTGATAACAGATGGTGAGATAAAATGA
- a CDS encoding ABC transporter permease, whose translation MKFIKGIFFEFAKRSVRLHLLRSSLAVIGIVIGVAAISAMGMLGNSLVLSVSESLSDVGDSIVIYPHGGVSQGPASATTDDKITERMLKDIKSAAGPNDVIPIYSTADTIEVGGEDGIASVYGMKPTDIPIMLDLEEGQWLKSSSGAIAGTRIADEFDLKIGSKIKLGDKKLRIVGILKERGMGFDINPDYAIIVEDKFYKSAYDQEDYDQVIVKVRDINEIDSVKSAIEKKMNRKDDVINAFDTKAILETILDTFGKISMFTTAIGGISLIVAGVSIFNVQMMSVTERIKEIGIIRSIGTQKSEVMKMFLYEALILGFFGAAVGALFSFLGGYLAIYVMLQETSYLFEPSTLVYIPFGMAFGIATSLLSGIYPAWKAANLNPIEALRHE comes from the coding sequence ATGAAATTTATCAAAGGTATCTTCTTTGAATTTGCAAAGAGAAGCGTCCGTCTCCACCTCTTAAGATCATCGCTTGCAGTCATAGGAATTGTCATAGGCGTTGCGGCAATTTCTGCTATGGGGATGCTTGGAAACAGTCTTGTACTCTCGGTTTCGGAATCCCTCTCTGATGTGGGCGACTCAATTGTGATATATCCGCACGGCGGGGTCTCACAGGGACCTGCAAGCGCCACAACCGACGATAAAATAACCGAAAGGATGCTAAAGGACATCAAAAGCGCTGCCGGGCCAAACGATGTGATACCGATATACTCAACCGCAGACACAATAGAAGTCGGGGGAGAGGATGGAATTGCATCTGTTTACGGAATGAAACCGACCGACATCCCCATTATGCTCGATCTCGAGGAAGGGCAGTGGCTTAAAAGTTCATCAGGAGCAATAGCAGGCACCCGCATTGCAGATGAGTTTGACCTCAAAATAGGGAGCAAAATAAAACTCGGCGATAAAAAGCTGAGAATAGTCGGCATATTAAAGGAACGGGGGATGGGATTCGATATAAATCCTGATTATGCCATTATTGTCGAGGACAAATTTTACAAATCAGCATATGACCAGGAAGACTATGATCAGGTCATTGTCAAGGTTAGGGACATAAACGAGATCGATTCTGTAAAAAGTGCAATTGAAAAGAAGATGAACAGAAAGGATGATGTCATAAACGCATTTGACACAAAGGCGATTCTTGAGACCATTCTTGACACCTTCGGCAAAATATCAATGTTCACAACCGCAATCGGAGGAATATCACTCATTGTGGCAGGAGTCTCGATATTCAATGTTCAGATGATGTCGGTTACAGAGAGAATCAAAGAGATTGGAATCATAAGAAGCATAGGGACTCAGAAAAGCGAGGTCATGAAGATGTTTTTGTACGAAGCCCTGATTCTCGGATTCTTCGGAGCGGCGGTCGGTGCTTTGTTCAGTTTTCTCGGGGGATATCTCGCAATCTATGTAATGCTTCAGGAGACCTCATATCTCTTTGAACCCTCAACCCTCGTGTACATACCCTTCGGGATGGCATTTGGAATTGCAACAAGTCTTCTGTCAGGGATTTACCCGGCATGGAAGGCGGCAAACCTTAATCCGATTGAGGCTCTGAGGCACGAGTAG
- a CDS encoding DUF2953 domain-containing protein, giving the protein MLILAVLILHITVLPVYLRGRIKPGLKNNAYISLAWGILRLRADIKDNETFSVKFMGFSVVEKPVSSLIKKGEEKIKEEKQKPEAPQKSKKTDIKVIFSLKSDVLDILRQISISRLYLRLRFGLDDAAETGMIYGLLMAAKGVLCSEKRVDIDVFPVFDEFAFEPDFEFEITVRRLFRLFLPAFRMYRKISKSSKSSKTSEKNPAELNKSMGAPL; this is encoded by the coding sequence GTGCTGATTCTTGCAGTATTAATTCTTCATATAACCGTTCTGCCTGTCTATCTAAGAGGCAGGATAAAACCGGGGCTGAAGAATAATGCATACATATCATTAGCCTGGGGTATTTTAAGACTCCGTGCGGATATAAAGGATAACGAAACCTTTTCTGTTAAATTTATGGGATTTTCGGTGGTTGAAAAACCTGTTTCATCCTTAATTAAAAAAGGTGAGGAAAAGATAAAAGAGGAGAAACAAAAACCCGAAGCTCCACAGAAATCAAAAAAAACCGATATAAAGGTTATTTTTTCACTAAAATCAGATGTTTTAGATATTTTAAGACAGATTTCAATAAGCCGTCTTTACCTTCGTCTCCGGTTCGGCCTGGATGATGCGGCAGAGACAGGGATGATATACGGACTTTTAATGGCGGCAAAAGGTGTTTTATGCAGTGAAAAAAGGGTTGATATAGATGTATTTCCGGTTTTTGACGAATTTGCATTTGAGCCCGACTTTGAATTTGAAATCACGGTCAGGAGACTTTTTAGATTATTCCTTCCTGCATTCAGGATGTACCGTAAAATATCAAAATCATCCAAATCATCAAAAACCTCAGAAAAGAATCCGGCTGAGCTGAATAAAAGCATGGGTGCCCCGTTATGA
- a CDS encoding spore germination protein GerW family protein produces MNADILFEKALTEVDKLVNAGTVLGDPVEIGDIIAIPVASFGFGFGAGFGGSEQDGGAGAGAGGGVSPVAMIIVDKNLKGPEHIRVIPVRKPGPITEAINAVGNEILPKVMEVIKEKEETKKSEEENIQESK; encoded by the coding sequence ATGAACGCAGACATTTTATTTGAAAAAGCCCTGACCGAAGTTGATAAACTTGTAAATGCGGGAACAGTTCTTGGAGACCCTGTTGAAATTGGGGATATCATTGCAATTCCTGTTGCATCATTTGGCTTTGGGTTTGGTGCAGGATTCGGGGGAAGTGAGCAGGACGGCGGTGCAGGAGCTGGTGCAGGTGGCGGTGTGTCCCCTGTTGCCATGATAATTGTCGATAAAAATCTTAAAGGGCCTGAGCACATAAGGGTCATTCCTGTAAGAAAACCAGGGCCGATCACCGAGGCGATTAATGCAGTAGGAAATGAAATTCTGCCAAAGGTAATGGAAGTCATAAAGGAAAAAGAAGAGACAAAAAAATCAGAAGAAGAAAATATTCAGGAAAGCAAGTAA